One Scophthalmus maximus strain ysfricsl-2021 chromosome 1, ASM2237912v1, whole genome shotgun sequence genomic region harbors:
- the LOC118301911 gene encoding V-type proton ATPase subunit C 1-A, whose amino-acid sequence MSEFWLISAPGEKTCQQTWDTMMAATTRNNNLSTNHKFNIPDLKVGTLDVLVGLSDELAKLDSFVEGVVKKVAQYMADVLEDSRDKVQENLLANGVDLVTYITRFQWDMAKYPIKQSLKNISEIISKQVSQIDNDLKSRASAYNNLKGNLQNLERKNAGSLLTRSLADIVKKEDFVLDSEYLITQLVVVPKVAYTDWQKTYETLAEMVVPRSSNLLFEDNDSGLFGVTLFRKAIDDFKHKARENKFTVRDFQYNEEEMKADKEEMTRLSTDKKKQFGPLVRWLKVNFSEAFIAWIHIKALRVFVESVLRYGLPVNFQAMLLQPSKKTMKKLREVLNDLYKHLDSSAAAIIDCAMDIPGLNLSQQEYYPYVYYKIDCNLLEFKV is encoded by the exons ATGTCAGAGTTTTGGCTGATCTCTGCACCGGGAGAGAAGACCTGCCAGCAGACATGGGACACGATGATGGCAGCCACCACACGCAACAACAACCTCTCCACCAACCACAAGTTCAACATCCCAGACCTCAAG GTTGGAACTCTCGATGTCTTGGTCGGACTGTCGGATGAACTGGCCAAATTGGACTCATTTGTTGAAGG TGTGGTGAAGAAGGTTGCTCAGTACATGGCCGACGTGCTGGAGGACAGTCGAGACAAAGTGCAGGAGAACCTGCTGGCAAACGGAG ttgaccTTGTCACCTACATCACAAGATTTCAGTGGGACATGGCAAAATATCCCATCAAACAGTCACTTAAAAACATCTCTGAAATCATCTCAAAG CAAGTAAGCCAGATCGACAATGACCTGAAGTCAAGAGCATCCGCTTACAACAATCTGAAGGGAAACCTGCAGAACTTAGAGAGGAAGAATGC GGGGAGCCTGCTGACCAGGAGCCTGGCCGACATTGTCAAGAAGGAAGACTTTGTGCTCGACTCGGAGTACCTCATCACTCAGCTGGTAGTTGTTCCAAA GGTAGCATACACTGACTGGCAGAAAACCTACGAAACACTCGCTGAGATGGTGGTGCCTCGGTCCTCAAA TTTGCTGTTTGAAGACAATGACAGCGGCCTGTTTGGCGTCACTCTGTTTAGGAAAGCGATCGATGACTTCAAACACAAAGCAAGGGAGAACAA GTTCACAGTCCGAGACTTTCAGTAcaatgaagaggagatgaaggcagaCAAAGAGGAGATGACACGGCTCTCCACAGATAAGAAGAAGCAGTTT GGGCCACTTGTCCGATGGCTGAAAGTGAACTTCAGTGAAGCCTTCATCGCGTGGATCCACATTAAAGCGCTCCGGGTCTTTGTGGAATCCGTTTTGAG ATACGGGCTGCCGGTAAACTTCCAGGCCATGCTGCTGCAGCCGAGCAAGAAGACCATGAAGAAGCTGAGGGAGGTGCTCAACGATCTGTACAAGCATCTGGACAGCAGCGCCGCAGCCATCATTGAT TGTGCGATGGACATCCCGGGCTTGAACCTGAGCCAGCAGGAGTATTATCCTTACGTCTACTACAAGATCGACTGCAACCTGTTGGAATTCAAAGTTTAA
- the LOC118301879 gene encoding antizyme inhibitor 1 isoform X1, whose amino-acid sequence MKGIADEPQYSVGLLEGGAALGDVIDNHIYEQTLSEKNAFFVADLGVVMRQHVRWRTHMAQIRPYYTVRCNSSPAVIEVLAALGTGFICTNKLELELVQSHGIPSEDIIYSGICKQVSQIKYAAKNGIDLLVCDNEAELRKISRCHPNAKLLLQVSSEASRPDDEFSMTFGCSLKDCRHLLERAKELGMQVVGVRSHISSSSEDDKVYVHAISDARCVFDMGEEIGFDMKILDIGGGFSGSDVQLELINNAVMSMVDLYFPLSTGVSVIAEPGSFFVSSAFTLAVNVVSKEVVARDRQDQAHDDPSPDDEPEFQYYMNDGVYGSFASKLSETLIAAPSVHKSSSSCCSLDAPVFSSSLWGPSGDDLDLVVEHCLLPELNIRDWLVFTHAGAYGLGQPFCTATDSPPPPVYYVISSRDWFEMQDVGVTHEATLKNFSLVPYFLNSCQTEAALSVPA is encoded by the exons atgaaaggTATTGCTGATGAACCACAGTATTCTGTCGGCCTGCTGGAGGGCGGCGCGGCACTCGGCGACGTGATCGACAACCACATTTATGAACAAACTCTG TCTGAGAAGAATGCATTCTTTGTAGCCGACCTGGGAGTCGTGATGAGGCAGCACGTTCGCTGGCGAACGCACATGGCTCAAATTCGGCCCTACTACACAGTCAGATGCAACAGCAGCCCGGCTGTCATTGAAGTTCTCGCCGCTCTGGGCACTGGATTCATATGCACCAACAAG CTTGAACTGGAGCTGGTGCAGAGCCACGGTATTCCCTCTGAAGACATCATCTACAGCGGTATCTGCAAACAGGTCTCCCAGATTAAATATGCCGCAAAGAACGGCATCGACCTCCTTGTGTGTGATAATGAAGCGGAGCTACGCAAGATTTCCCGCTGCCACCCCAACGCCAA gctgctgctgcaggtgtcaTCAGAGGCCTCCAGACCCGACGACGAGTTTAGCATGACATTCGGCTGCTCCCTGAAGGACTGCAGGCATCTGCTGGAGAGAGCTAAGGAACTGGGCATGCAGGTCGTAGGGGTTAG GTCTCACATTTCCAGCTCCTCTGAAGATGACAAGGTGTATGTTCACGCCATCTCTGACGCCCGCTGCGTCTTTGACATGGGA GAAGAAATTGGCTTCGACATGAAAATCCTGGACATCGGAGGGGGCTTCAGTGGCTCTGACGTTCAACTGGAGCTG atcaATAATGCAGTCATGTCGATGGTGGACCTCTACTTCCCTCTCTCCACTGGTGTTTCTGTCATCGCTGAACCAGGCAGCTTCTTCGTGTCCTCTGCCTTCACCTTGGCAGTAAACGTCGTCTCCAAGGAGGTGGTGGCTCGAGATCGCCAGGACCAGGCACacg ATGATCCGTCTCCCGACGACGAGCCAGAGTTCCAGTACTACATGAACGATGGAGTGTACGGGTCGTTTGCCAGCAAACTCTCTGAAACGCTGATTGCTGCTCCGTCTGTTCACAAG agctcctcctcctgctgctccctgGACGCGCCAGTGttcagcagcagcctgtggGGTCCGTCCGGGGACGACCTGGACCTGGTGGTGGAGCACTGCTTGTTACCCGAGCTCAACATCCGGGACTGGCTCGTGTTCACCCACGCCGGGGCCTACGGTCTGGGTCAGCCGTTCTGCACCGCCACCGACTCGCCCCCACCCCCTGTATACTATGTCATCTCGTCCAGAGACTG GTTTGAAATGCAGGACGTCGGTGTCACCCACGAGGCCACGCTGAAGAACTTCTCATTGGTCCCTTATTTCCTCAACTCCTGCCAAACGGAGGCTGCGCTCTCTGTCCCAGCATAG
- the LOC118301893 gene encoding uncharacterized protein LOC118301893, producing the protein MPFLTLGLLVGATVTETVRRLFDHFLPPGEADESGIDDYLGAAVSTDLPTNAQVDEEDRPGSDSSSDPCDSVCRFSNSYKNCWMNASLQAVLNLEVVQKKVTSLHPEHVIQELITPEFGVQFLAALTNPGETFFAEDLYGVLGKLSETLPKLKLLEANKILDFLEPLLMSLNRCEVKTSVEIEEMSRCERCEEDVWSKEETYTYVLPAPGENDSITSLWLRSGIEINKPGRCRWCGFPMKTEQTVVLPDVLTLCVPRKVENDSVAYRPVAPCESLEFVVDESTTLSYRLSSVICVGYFRGGIGHGWTYLFKKRAIVKADAGRISVVEFCGPDCICHRGVYYFYERSCADTVPVRGVVRMSKHRRGLGPEQKSPDLCPIFQCKVYIQGEAWFCSCDKLCSV; encoded by the coding sequence ATGCCCTTCCTCACCCTGGGTTTACTTGTCGGCGCCACAGTCACCGAGACCGTCAGGAGACTGTTCGACCATTTCCTCCCACCCGGGGAGGCAGACGAAAGTGGGATAGATGACTATTTAGGGGCCGCGGTTTCCACCGACCTGCCGACTAACGCCcaggtggacgaggaggacagACCCGGATCAGACTCGTCCTCCGACCCGTGCGACTCAGTCTGTAGGTTCTCAAATTCCTATAAGAACTGCTGGATGAACGCGTCGCTGCAGGCCGTGTTAAACCTGGAGGTCGTGCAAAAGAAAGTGACCTCCCTTCACCCTGAACACGTCATACAGGAATTGATAACGCCGGAGTTCGGAGTTCAGTTTTTGGCAGCCCTCACGAACCCCGGGGAGACTTTCTTCGCCGAGGATCTCTACGGGGTTTTGGGCAAACTGAGCGAGACGCTCCCGAAGTTGAAGTTGCTGGAGGCCAATAAGATCCTTGACTTTTTGGAACCCCTGCTAATGTCGCTCAATCGGTGCGAGGTCAAAACGAGCGTCGAGATAGAAGAAATGAGCCGGTGCGAGCGATGCGAGGAGGACGTATGGAGCAAAGAGGAAACGTACACCTATGTTTTGCCAGCGCCGGGTGAAAATGACTCCATCACATCCCTCTGGTTGCGCTCGGGGATTGAGATCAACAAGCCGGGACGGTGCAGGTGGTGCGGCTTCCCAATGAAGACGGAGCAGACGGTGGTGTTGCCCGACGTTTTGACACTCTGCGTGCCCCGGAAAGTCGAAAACGACTCGGTAGCGTACAGGCCCGTGGCCCCGTGCGAGTCCCTGGAGTTCGTCGTGGACGAGAGCACGACGCTGAGCTACCGGCTGTCCTCTGTCATCTGCGTGGGTTACTTTCGCGGCGGCATCGGGCACGGTTGGACGTACTTGTTTAAAAAACGCGCCATCGTCAAGGCGGATGCCGGTCGCATATCGGTCGTGGAGTTCTGCGGGCCCGACTGCATTTGTCACCGTGGGGTCTATTACTTCTATGAGAGAAGCTGCGCCGACACAGTGCCGGTCAGGGGTGTCGTCAGGATGTCGAAGCACCGCCGGGGGCTCGGGCCTGAGCAGAAGTCTCCTGATCTCTGCCCAATATTTCAGTGTAAAGTTTATATACAAGGCGAGGCGTGGTTCTGTAGCTGTGACAAACTCTGTTCTGTCTGA
- the LOC118301879 gene encoding antizyme inhibitor 1 isoform X2, with translation MRQHVRWRTHMAQIRPYYTVRCNSSPAVIEVLAALGTGFICTNKLELELVQSHGIPSEDIIYSGICKQVSQIKYAAKNGIDLLVCDNEAELRKISRCHPNAKLLLQVSSEASRPDDEFSMTFGCSLKDCRHLLERAKELGMQVVGVRSHISSSSEDDKVYVHAISDARCVFDMGEEIGFDMKILDIGGGFSGSDVQLELINNAVMSMVDLYFPLSTGVSVIAEPGSFFVSSAFTLAVNVVSKEVVARDRQDQAHDDPSPDDEPEFQYYMNDGVYGSFASKLSETLIAAPSVHKSSSSCCSLDAPVFSSSLWGPSGDDLDLVVEHCLLPELNIRDWLVFTHAGAYGLGQPFCTATDSPPPPVYYVISSRDWFEMQDVGVTHEATLKNFSLVPYFLNSCQTEAALSVPA, from the exons ATGAGGCAGCACGTTCGCTGGCGAACGCACATGGCTCAAATTCGGCCCTACTACACAGTCAGATGCAACAGCAGCCCGGCTGTCATTGAAGTTCTCGCCGCTCTGGGCACTGGATTCATATGCACCAACAAG CTTGAACTGGAGCTGGTGCAGAGCCACGGTATTCCCTCTGAAGACATCATCTACAGCGGTATCTGCAAACAGGTCTCCCAGATTAAATATGCCGCAAAGAACGGCATCGACCTCCTTGTGTGTGATAATGAAGCGGAGCTACGCAAGATTTCCCGCTGCCACCCCAACGCCAA gctgctgctgcaggtgtcaTCAGAGGCCTCCAGACCCGACGACGAGTTTAGCATGACATTCGGCTGCTCCCTGAAGGACTGCAGGCATCTGCTGGAGAGAGCTAAGGAACTGGGCATGCAGGTCGTAGGGGTTAG GTCTCACATTTCCAGCTCCTCTGAAGATGACAAGGTGTATGTTCACGCCATCTCTGACGCCCGCTGCGTCTTTGACATGGGA GAAGAAATTGGCTTCGACATGAAAATCCTGGACATCGGAGGGGGCTTCAGTGGCTCTGACGTTCAACTGGAGCTG atcaATAATGCAGTCATGTCGATGGTGGACCTCTACTTCCCTCTCTCCACTGGTGTTTCTGTCATCGCTGAACCAGGCAGCTTCTTCGTGTCCTCTGCCTTCACCTTGGCAGTAAACGTCGTCTCCAAGGAGGTGGTGGCTCGAGATCGCCAGGACCAGGCACacg ATGATCCGTCTCCCGACGACGAGCCAGAGTTCCAGTACTACATGAACGATGGAGTGTACGGGTCGTTTGCCAGCAAACTCTCTGAAACGCTGATTGCTGCTCCGTCTGTTCACAAG agctcctcctcctgctgctccctgGACGCGCCAGTGttcagcagcagcctgtggGGTCCGTCCGGGGACGACCTGGACCTGGTGGTGGAGCACTGCTTGTTACCCGAGCTCAACATCCGGGACTGGCTCGTGTTCACCCACGCCGGGGCCTACGGTCTGGGTCAGCCGTTCTGCACCGCCACCGACTCGCCCCCACCCCCTGTATACTATGTCATCTCGTCCAGAGACTG GTTTGAAATGCAGGACGTCGGTGTCACCCACGAGGCCACGCTGAAGAACTTCTCATTGGTCCCTTATTTCCTCAACTCCTGCCAAACGGAGGCTGCGCTCTCTGTCCCAGCATAG